Proteins found in one Coffea eugenioides isolate CCC68of chromosome 5, Ceug_1.0, whole genome shotgun sequence genomic segment:
- the LOC113771564 gene encoding protein S-acyltransferase 8-like — protein MASEEKDGSVNSSVAQAIDNSASLEIDQPTESTMSSGKKVDKNSEVFFFKGRLICGPDPKGLILTAIAISLSSWTFAVHVASDIRNPAIIITSSILTTIVRLPSMQVLVSLVFVSTIDPGIIPRNNLGTIDAGKRRRRSRVVVINGIEVKLKYCNICNIYRPPRTCHCATCSNCIQQFDHHCTWIGHCVGLRNYRLHVTFLLTGLLLFAFMFI, from the exons ATGGCGAGTGAAGAGAAAGACGGCAGCGTAAATTCTTCAGTCGCTCAAGCTATCGATAATTCTGCCTCATTAGAAATTGATCAACCTACAGAAAGTACTATGTCATCAGGAAAGAAGGTAGATAAGAATTCTGAA GTATTCTTTTTCAAGGGGAGACTGATTTGTGGTCCGGATCCAAAAGGGCTGATTTTAACTGCCATTGCTATTAGTCTATCAAGTTGGACATTTGCGGTTCATGTTGCAAGTGATATAAGGAATCCGGCCATCATCATAACATCTTCAATTTTGACAACAATTGTTAG ATTGCCCTCAATGCAGGTTCTTGTGAGCTTGGTATTTGTCAGTACCATTGATCCTGGTATAATTCCTAGAAATAATCTAGGAACAATTGATGCTGGTAAACGCAGAAGGAGATCAAGGGTAGTTGTCATAAATGGGATAGAGGTGAAGTTGAAGTATTGTAACATTTGTAACATTTATCGTCCACCAAGAACCTGTCATTGTGCAACTTGTAGCAATTGCATCCAACAATTCGATCACCATTGCACCTGGATCGGGCATTGTGTGGGACTG AGGAATTATCGGCTTCACGTAACATTTCTATTGACAGGACTGCTCTTGTTTGCCTTCATGTTTAtctga
- the LOC113771565 gene encoding putative late blight resistance protein homolog R1B-12 encodes MASTSITCITSILDDLQALDYPEFPNWPQKYLRRMRHMRRYLRTFLLCARKYSNHDVQLLFDNKKNQADNHHASLEALAVRIGDVIPKWAKEIQSSDQPWKVVHDLEKDMESFEQEICEWYVFFLGSSSRQSSNSVVRKDDLMEFMDSLLENLVNYLPRSRLPHQVGLIKALEEKLAFMKNFIRFLTLHGVENTELGPLLVHTEAVAINAAGLSYKFQFKKGFGSPKDIKESISELPQKIIPVEPQVLETCIKALIASKLSRQSYGDTDERILRDFYHSLLCNLWEKLKHGTCPVILRQLQMFYEGLNSLRTILKEKPKEFDEKVRDPTRVVKCYGGDFISPLSLNAIKDAIQAKDMDIVCSELLEIIKLIDAVITEKCPESSSFTFPTTNGLGFVDSLLEKMMDVTSSEAGSIALIDHPIQKVQEVLVCLRSLLWKIVELQNEDEEVQAIWNRIVGVAYRIELFIDSLITGNILDSSSMSIHSILEEMNIIKAAALKICDSDRLGGKVKEVTKRFNHMPQEGSKPIVNDVVVGFEDETASIINGLRYGSRQVKIVSIVGMPGCGKTTLARKVYNDSSVNSHFQERAWCTVSQIYQKRNLLLQILTCIESKLPEDVFKMGEEDLALQVKRRLLKNRYLIVLDDVWDIDAWNGLEASFPDDGNGSRVILTSRLRGVAPQAKLDHEPYSLPQLTPNETWDLLKGKLYPGQDLAPPELCEIRQQVVEMCQGLPLTVVILAGILSRMDRYGWKEAVEGLSSRNVSSTEQCTATLELSYKHLPDTLKACFLYFGAFPEDHEHNTKRLISLWVAEGLVQKTQLKRSEDVANDYLMELISRSLVIVSKPRSIDGVKACRIHDLLYEFCVTKAKEEKLLQRVEVKSVSHHQYAISRIWKL; translated from the exons ATGGCCTCCACTAGTATCACTTGTATTACTTCCATCTTGGATGATCTGCAAGCGCTGGATTATCCAGAATTTCCAAATTGGCCGCAGAAGTACCTGAGACGCATGAGACACATGCGAAGATATCTGAGAACATTTCTTCTGTGTGCGAGAAAATACAGCAACCATGATGTGCAATTACTATTTGACAACAAAAAGAACCAGGCAGATAATCATCATGCAAGCCTAGAAGCTCTGGCAGTTCGGATTGGAGATGTTATTCCCAAGTGGGCAAAGGAGATCCAATCTTCTGATCAGCCTTGGAAAGTGGTCCATGATTTAGAAAAAGACATGGAATCCTTCGAACAAGAAATTTGCGAATGGTACGTCTTTTTCTTGGGTTCCTCGTCACGGCAGTCCAGTAATTCGGTCGTTCGAAAAGATGACCTTATGGAATTCATGGATTCTCTTCTGGAGAATCTAGTGAATTATCTTCCAAGGAGTCGGCTGCCACATCAAGTTGGACTAATTAAAGCCCTTGAAGAGAAGCTGGCGTTCATGAAAAACTTCATCCGTTTTCTCACACTGCATGGCGTTGAAAACACAGAATTGGGACCTTTGTTGGTTCACACTGAAGCTGTGGCTATCAATGCAGCAGGCCTCTCTTATAAGTTCCAGTTTAAGAAGGGTTTCGGATCGCCCAAGGATATCAAGGAAAGCATTTCGGAACTGCCGCAGAAGATTATTCCTGTTGAACCGCAAGTCCTTGAGACTTGTATCAAGGCCCTGATTGCTTCAAAATTATCAAGACAATCATACGGAGATACAGATGAGCGCATATTGAGAGACTTCTACCATTCTCTCCTGTGTAATCTTTGGGAGAAACTAAAGCATGGTACTTGTCCTGTGATTTTGCGTCAACTACAAATGTTTTACGAGGGGCTCAATTCCTTGAGAACCATTTTGAAGGAGAAGCCAAAGGAGTTCGATGAGAAAGTAAGAGATCCTACTCGAGTCGTGAAATGTTATGGAGGAGATTTTATTTCCCCACTCTCTCTGAATGCAATCAAAGACGCCATACAAGCCAAGGATATGGATATCGTGTGTTCTGAGTTATTGGAAATAATTAAGCTCATCGATGCAGTAATCACAGAGAAGTGTCCAGAATCATCATCATTCACTTTTCCTACGACCAATGGACTGGGCTTTGTTGATTCCCTTCTAGAAAAGATGATGGATGTGACAAGTTCTGAGGCCGGCTCGATTGCTTTGATCGATCATCCAATTCAAAAAGTCCAGGAAGTACTTGTTTGTTTACGTTCTTTGCTGTGGAAAATTGTGGAGCTGCAAAATGAAGATGAGGAGGTCCAGGCAATTTGGAATCGTATTGTTGGGGTGGCATACAGGATAGAGCTTTTTATTGACTCCTTAATAACTGGAAATATCTTAGATTCTTCTTCAATGtccattcattccattttagaAGAAATGAACATCATTAAAGCTGCGGCCTTGAAGATTTGTGATAGCGACAGACTTGGTGGAAAAGTTAAGGAAGTAACGAAGAGATTCAATCACATGCCACAAGAAGGAAGTAAGCCAATAGTCAATGATGTGGTGGTGGGATTCGAGGATGAGACGGCATCGATAATCAATGGACTCAGATATGGATCACGCCAAGTGAAAATTGTTTCCATTGTGGGTATGCCGGGATGCGGTAAGACAACTTTGGCTAGAAAAGTGTACAATGATTCTTCAGTGAATTCCCATTTTCAAGAGCGTGCTTGGTGTACTGTTtctcaaatatatcaaaagagAAATCTGTTGCTTCAAATTTTGACTTGTATTGAGTCCAAGCTTCCTGAGGATGTTTTTAAGATGGGTGAAGAAGATCTGGCTCTTCAAGTCAAAAGACGTTTGCTGAAAAACAGATATCTCATTGTTTTGGACGATGTATGGGACATTGATGCATGGAACGGATTGGAAGCCTCATTCCCTGATGATGGAAATGGAAGTAGAGTTATCTTGACAAGTCGGCTCCGTGGTGTTGCTCCGCAAGCCAAACTCGACCATGAACCGTATTCTCTTCCTCAACTCACTCCTAATGAGACCTGGGATTTGCTAAAAGGGAAGTTATATCCTGGACAAGATTTGGCTCCTCCAGAACTATGTGAAATTCGACAGCAAGTCGTGGAAATGTGTCAAGGACTACCTCTTACGGTTGTCATTCTTGCCGGAATTCTCTCAAGGATGGACCGATATGGTTGGAAAGAAGCTGTGGAAGGTTTAAGTTCAAGGAATGTTTCTAGTACGGAACAATGTACCGCTACATTAGAGCTGAGTTACAAACATTTACCTGATACTTTGAAGgcatgttttctttattttggagcCTTTCCAGAAGACCATGAACACAATACCAAGAGGTTGATTTCTCTATGGGTCGCTGAAGGACTTGTTCAAAAAACTCAGCTCAAGAGATCAGAGGATGTGGCAAATGATTACCTGATGGAACTTATTAGCAGAAGCTTAGTCATAGTTTCGAAACCAAGATCCATTGATGGGGTCAAAGCTTGTCGCATTCACGATTTGTTATATGAGTTTTGTGTGACAAAAGCCAAAGAAGAAAAGCTTTTGCAGCGG GTCGAGGTAAAATCAGTCTCCCATCATCAGTATGCAATCTCCcgaatttggaaactttga
- the LOC113771566 gene encoding probable protein S-acyltransferase 1: MERMASEEKDGSLNSSVAQAIDNAASLEIDQPTESTMSSGKKVDKNSEVGFQAKSKKLLSSLWEKIIGFKRVVQEKSFRFCRGGDELEQARVYHFWPGNNVFFFKGRLICGPDPKGLILTAIAITLSSWTFAVHVASDIRNPAIIVTSSILTTIVRLPSMQVLVNLVYVSTIDPGIIPRNDLGTIDAGKRRRRSRVVVINGIEVKLKYCNICNIYRPPRTCHCATCNNCIQQLDHHCPWIGHCVGLRNYRLHVTFLLTGLLLFAFIFIFSCKSLHHKLPGDGNGLIGLLRNDPETVALTLFSFVAMCFLAGFSCYHVYLIAINQTSYEHFHQKYVSSGNPYDKGILNNIKEALLASQPPSRVNFRADLEPGWFGGLSDISIK, translated from the exons ATGGAGAGGATGGCGAGTGAAGAGAAAGACGGCAGCCTAAATTCTTCAGTCGCTCAAGCTATCGATAATGCTGCCTCATTAGAAATTGATCAACCTACAGAAAGTACTATGTCATCAGGAAAGAAGGTAGATAAGAATTCTGAAGTTGGTTTTCAAGCAAAAAGCAAGAAACTGCTTTCTTCTCTTTGGGAGAAAATAATTGGGTTCAAAAGGGTGGTTCAAGAAAAATCTTTTCGATTTTGTCGAGGCGGCGACGAACTTGAACAAGCAAGAGTTTACCATTTTTGGCCTGGAAACAAT GTATTCTTTTTCAAGGGGAGACTGATTTGTGGTCCGGATCCAAAAGGGCTGATTTTAACTGCCATTGCTATTACTCTATCAAGTTGGACATTTGCGGTTCATGTTGCAAGTGACATAAGGAATCCGGCCATCATCGTAACATCTTCAATTTTGACGACAATTGTTAG ATTGCCCTCAATGCAGGTTCTTGTGAACTTGGTATATGTCAGTACCATTGATCCTGGTATAATTCCTAGAAATGATCTAGGAACAATTGATGCTGGTAAACGCAGAAGGAGATCAAGGGTAGTTGTCATAAATGGGATAGAGGTGAAGTTGAAGTATTGTAACATTTGTAACATTTATCGTCCGCCAAGAACTTGTCATTGTGCAACTTGTAACAATTGCATCCAACAATTAGATCACCATTGCCCCTGGATCGGGCATTGTGTGGGACTG AGGAATTATCGGCTTCACGTAACATTTCTATTGACAGGATTGCTCTTGTTTGCCTTCATATTCATCTTCTCATGCAAATCTCTACATCACAAATTGCCCGGAGATGGAAATGGGCTGATTGGATTGCTAAGAAATGACCCGGAGACAGTGGCATTGACATTATTCAGTTTTGTAGCCATGTGCTTTCTTGCTGGCTTTTCTTGTTATCATGTTTATCTAATTGCTATAAACCAG ACATCTTATGAGCATTTTCACCAAAAGTATGTGAGCTCTGGAAACCCCTATGACAAAGGAATCCTAAACAACATTAAGGAGGCTCTACTTGCTTCACAACCACCCTCTAGAGTCAACTTTCGAGCAGATCTGGAGCCTGGATGGTTTGGTGGATTAAGTGATATTAGCATCAAATGA